Part of the Musa acuminata AAA Group cultivar baxijiao chromosome BXJ3-10, Cavendish_Baxijiao_AAA, whole genome shotgun sequence genome, GCCAATGTGGAGCGAAGTGGCGATCCACCTTCCCTCCGCTCTCGGCCCAACTTGTACTTCCCATTCCCCCACTCTTGCTTGCCAAGTCCGGCGAGCCAGCACACCGTATTATTGTTTATTATTAGCATTATTTCCTATATATTGCCTCTCCCCTCGCCAGATCTACAAGGTCACCAGTCGTTCGACCAAATCACTGCATCTGCCACAATGTCGTCCTACGGATCCAACACCGGCGTCGACAAGAAAGAGGAGAACGGCAACGGGGAGGCGCCGCAGCCTCCGTCGCCGACCCAGATCGGGGGCGGGGTGGTGCCGCGCCCCGTGCCGGGAGAACAGCGTAAGGTGGCCCTGGTCACGGGCATCACCGGGCAGGATGGGTCGTACCTGACGGAGTTCCTGTTGGGGAAGGGGTACGAGGTGCACGGCCTCATCCGGCGGTCCTCCAACTTCAACACCGCCCGCCTGGAACATCTGTACGTCGACCCCCACAACGCCGCCAAGGCCCGCATGAAGCTCCACTACGCCGACCTCTCCGACGCCTCTTCCCTCCGCCGCTGGGTCGACGCCCTGCTCCCCGACGAGGTCTACAACCTCGCTGCCCAGTCCCACGTCGCCGTCTCTTTCGAGATCCCCGACTACACCGCCGACGTCGTCGGCACCGGCGCCCTCCGCCTGCTGGAGGCCGTCCGTTGCGCCCCCAAGCCCATCCGCTACTACCAGGCCGGTTCCTCCGAGATGTTCGGCTCCACGCCGCCGCCGCAGTCGGAGTCCTCCCCATTCCACCCCCGCTCCCCCTACGCCGCCGCCAAGGTCGCCGCCCACTGGTACACCGTCAACTACCGCGAGGCCTACGGCCTTTTCACCTGCAACGGCATCCTCTTCAACCACGAGAGCCCCCGCCGCGGCGAGAACTTCGTCACCCGCAAGATCACCCGCGCCGTGGGCCGCATCCGCCTCGGCCTCCAGACCAAGGTCTACCTCGGCAACCTCTCGGCCGCCCGCGACTGGGGCTTCGCCGGCGACTACGTCGAGGCCATGTGGATGATGCTGCAGCAGGACGAGCCCGGGGACTACGTGGTGGCCACGGAGGAGTCCCACACCGTGGAGGAGTTC contains:
- the LOC135650495 gene encoding GDP-mannose 4,6 dehydratase 1-like codes for the protein MSSYGSNTGVDKKEENGNGEAPQPPSPTQIGGGVVPRPVPGEQRKVALVTGITGQDGSYLTEFLLGKGYEVHGLIRRSSNFNTARLEHLYVDPHNAAKARMKLHYADLSDASSLRRWVDALLPDEVYNLAAQSHVAVSFEIPDYTADVVGTGALRLLEAVRCAPKPIRYYQAGSSEMFGSTPPPQSESSPFHPRSPYAAAKVAAHWYTVNYREAYGLFTCNGILFNHESPRRGENFVTRKITRAVGRIRLGLQTKVYLGNLSAARDWGFAGDYVEAMWMMLQQDEPGDYVVATEESHTVEEFLQAAFGHVGLDWKDHVVIDPKYFRPAEVDSLKGDSTKARKALGWKPKVGFQDLVKMMVDHDLEIAKREKVLVDAGYIDAQQQP